One genomic window of Leptospira paudalimensis includes the following:
- the rpsI gene encoding 30S ribosomal protein S9, which produces MAQKAVWAVGRRKTSVARAKIASGTGKITVNHKDVKDYIKNGEHLVRRALEPLLVLDARDKYDIALNVTGGGVIGQVGAIRHAVARALVAFNESLKPTLKKEGFLTRDSRMVERKKYGLHKARRGTQFSKR; this is translated from the coding sequence ATGGCGCAAAAAGCAGTTTGGGCAGTTGGCCGACGCAAAACATCTGTTGCACGAGCAAAAATCGCTTCTGGAACAGGAAAAATCACAGTTAACCATAAAGATGTAAAAGATTACATCAAAAACGGAGAACACTTAGTTCGCCGTGCACTTGAGCCTCTTTTAGTTTTAGATGCTCGTGATAAATATGATATCGCACTCAATGTTACTGGTGGTGGAGTGATTGGACAAGTAGGAGCGATTCGTCACGCAGTGGCTCGTGCTCTTGTTGCTTTCAATGAATCACTCAAACCTACTTTGAAAAAAGAAGGTTTCCTCACTCGAGATAGCCGTATGGTAGAGCGTAAAAAATACGGTCTCCACAAAGCACGTCGAGGAACTCAGTTCTCAAAACGTTAA
- the rplM gene encoding 50S ribosomal protein L13: protein MELLSKAHKTPSIAKEAVQKQWFVVDATDKTLGRLASQVASRLRGKHKSTFTPNQDCGDNIIIVNASKVAVTGRKREQKIYYHHSRYPGGMTAIAFHKLIQENPERVIMEAVKGMLPKSKLGDQMLKNCRVFAGNDHNLGAQKPLKLELK, encoded by the coding sequence ATGGAACTATTGTCTAAAGCCCACAAGACCCCTTCTATCGCAAAAGAAGCCGTACAAAAACAGTGGTTTGTTGTGGACGCAACTGATAAGACTCTCGGAAGATTGGCAAGTCAAGTCGCTTCCCGACTTCGCGGAAAACACAAATCTACATTCACACCGAACCAAGATTGTGGGGATAACATCATCATCGTTAATGCTTCTAAAGTGGCTGTAACAGGTCGCAAAAGAGAACAAAAAATTTACTACCACCACTCCCGTTACCCAGGTGGTATGACTGCGATCGCTTTCCACAAACTCATCCAAGAGAACCCAGAAAGAGTGATCATGGAAGCAGTGAAAGGAATGTTACCTAAATCAAAATTAGGTGACCAAATGTTAAAAAATTGCCGAGTGTTCGCAGGCAATGACCACAACCTAGGAGCACAAAAGCCCCTAAAACTGGAGTTGAAATAA
- the thiL gene encoding thiamine-phosphate kinase yields the protein MKESEIIRTLFGTTPPPEDDCYFLAPNRLVTTDSLSEGTHFLHEWSNPEILAGKLVEVNVSDITASGGVPKECFLNLGLSPTSRKQDWVRRFAKALRVSLHQYGMKLAGGDTFSSPTTQLALTVVGTVKKPWLRSGGKPGDYLYVTGDLGQSLLGYHSLKKNWKGKDFKLAIEKHLLPKSKQILQKPLSKFRIHACMDITDGLIQDAERLALASKGKLTIQVESVPLHPFAVEKLGVDFCLGSGEELELLFLSPDILPNQIKSIPITMIGRFERGKPGTKFLKESKTYLPKTKGFLHFKEED from the coding sequence TTGAAAGAATCAGAAATCATCCGTACTCTTTTTGGAACAACTCCTCCTCCAGAGGACGATTGTTATTTTTTGGCACCAAACCGCCTCGTCACAACGGATTCCCTTTCCGAAGGAACCCACTTCCTCCATGAATGGTCAAACCCCGAAATCCTAGCAGGAAAACTGGTGGAAGTGAATGTCTCCGACATCACAGCATCGGGTGGTGTTCCTAAAGAGTGTTTTTTAAACCTGGGCCTATCCCCTACCTCTCGAAAACAAGATTGGGTCAGGAGGTTTGCCAAAGCTCTGAGGGTTTCCCTCCACCAATATGGAATGAAACTCGCTGGTGGCGATACCTTTTCCTCACCCACAACCCAATTGGCACTGACAGTAGTAGGTACGGTCAAAAAACCTTGGCTTCGATCGGGTGGAAAACCAGGCGATTACCTCTATGTCACCGGGGATTTAGGCCAAAGCCTACTTGGGTATCATTCTTTAAAAAAGAATTGGAAGGGGAAAGATTTTAAACTGGCCATTGAAAAACACCTTTTACCAAAATCAAAGCAGATCCTACAAAAACCACTCTCAAAGTTTCGAATCCATGCCTGTATGGACATCACAGATGGACTCATCCAAGATGCAGAAAGGTTAGCACTTGCCTCCAAAGGGAAACTCACAATCCAAGTGGAATCTGTCCCCTTACACCCGTTTGCTGTAGAAAAACTAGGAGTGGATTTTTGCCTTGGTTCCGGGGAAGAGTTGGAACTTTTGTTTTTATCACCAGACATCCTACCAAACCAAATCAAATCCATTCCGATAACGATGATCGGTAGGTTTGAAAGAGGAAAACCAGGAACAAAATTTTTAAAAGAAAGTAAAACCTATCTACCCAAAACAAAAGGTTTTCTTCACTTCAAAGAGGAAGATTGA
- a CDS encoding ATP-binding response regulator, with product MITENKILIVEDDPTTALLYQGALRSIDANFVVFSGIKPVLHLLQKEGIESIDLILTDLKLPDGTGAELVREIRKKNSQIPILVITSESDSIAIIEVMKENVQDYLIKPVYPKELLKKVEYHLSKRSLDYKTSILEKEKIISLEKLLDWYSFKNRSLKKGEFNAQELHKNLFHVLRASLSQGAGFGILVQIIDIIKGMKQTENGDYILEKEVLSILEDNANYSKKVLNTFSEIENIIFDRVKEEVVPLSELWQEIVTTLKEIESQTKIKHHSIQITDVSSIQMNSIYIRWNREYFHKSVRELLINAMKFSLDSSSIFVLLQLKSDSVSFSVINSVGSDLKIGEGIPNEYLDLVFEPFFRLTKNLYERYETLDFGIGLSLVKETIQKFGGSVLVSNIFDHLGDKVEPKVEFKITLPQSSSLK from the coding sequence ATGATCACCGAAAATAAAATTTTAATCGTTGAAGACGACCCGACCACAGCACTGTTATACCAAGGTGCTCTGCGTTCCATTGATGCTAATTTTGTTGTGTTTTCTGGAATCAAACCAGTCTTACACCTCTTACAAAAAGAAGGGATTGAATCGATTGATCTTATCCTAACTGACTTAAAACTACCAGATGGAACAGGTGCGGAACTGGTAAGGGAAATACGAAAAAAAAATTCCCAGATCCCCATTCTTGTGATCACTTCCGAATCTGATTCAATTGCCATCATCGAAGTGATGAAAGAAAATGTGCAGGATTATTTGATCAAACCTGTTTACCCAAAGGAATTGTTGAAAAAAGTGGAATACCACTTATCCAAACGTTCATTGGATTATAAAACCTCCATTTTAGAAAAAGAAAAAATCATTTCTCTTGAGAAACTTTTGGATTGGTATAGTTTCAAAAATCGTTCATTAAAGAAGGGCGAATTTAATGCCCAGGAGTTACATAAAAATTTATTCCATGTTTTGCGAGCTAGTTTATCTCAAGGGGCTGGGTTTGGAATCTTAGTGCAAATCATTGATATCATAAAAGGGATGAAACAAACAGAAAATGGAGATTATATCTTAGAAAAAGAAGTTTTATCCATCTTAGAAGACAACGCAAATTATTCGAAAAAAGTTTTAAATACATTTTCTGAAATTGAAAATATCATTTTTGATCGCGTAAAAGAGGAAGTAGTTCCGTTATCCGAATTATGGCAAGAAATAGTCACCACTTTAAAAGAAATAGAATCACAAACAAAAATCAAACACCATTCCATCCAAATAACAGATGTAAGTTCTATTCAAATGAATTCGATATACATTCGTTGGAATCGCGAATACTTTCATAAATCTGTAAGGGAACTTCTGATCAATGCTATGAAGTTTTCTCTAGACTCGTCTTCTATTTTTGTATTACTCCAATTGAAATCAGATTCCGTATCTTTTTCCGTTATCAATTCGGTAGGAAGTGACTTAAAAATTGGAGAAGGGATTCCAAATGAATATTTGGACCTCGTGTTTGAGCCATTTTTTCGATTAACCAAGAACCTTTATGAACGGTATGAAACCCTCGATTTTGGAATTGGACTTTCGTTAGTGAAAGAAACCATACAAAAGTTTGGTGGTTCCGTCCTTGTTTCAAATATATTTGATCATTTAGGAGATAAGGTGGAACCTAAGGTTGAATTCAAAATCACACTCCCTCAATCTTCCTCTTTGAAGTGA
- the pcnB gene encoding polynucleotide adenylyltransferase PcnB — MFKFLTSLFRKKADSVDSFLMYPEGKRYYRETHSIRRANIDEDAIKIINRLNKFRYKAYLVGGGVRDLLMGKRPKDFDIVTSATPNQIKRIFNNCRIIGKRFKIVHIIFKGKIIEVSTFRSLPEHRLEKHKAENDYLIKRDNSFGTAKEDAARRDFTINSLFYDPKNDSILDYVGGFEDIQKKIVRVIGDPDISFKEDPVRMLRAVKFSVLLGLDIEKKTKLAIKKNRLELEKSSTARLLEEYNKMFRTWKTSIIFEGLAENHLLDVLFKEPADKLKKTDPEWREHFMDTPLGKRLAVTDKLLSAREEMTPAIFYSLIFYDIVKDLYENDRGHLAHNIKESLQPVFERMGIPKREQDNLVKIFISQPRFHITDDEKERQNSFFKKKDYFYDAFMVYKIVAISENNEAAVQTAFFWEISLRQRPKPDSHQFGQQNRKKEGNKKRPPRKKHRDRRGNGNQNQQESGSNQTHENGKGETNENRNPSLEHQDTEE, encoded by the coding sequence ATGTTTAAATTTCTCACTTCTCTTTTCAGAAAGAAAGCCGACTCTGTCGATTCCTTTTTGATGTACCCCGAGGGAAAGAGATACTATCGAGAAACTCACTCCATACGCAGGGCCAATATCGATGAAGATGCCATCAAAATCATCAATCGATTGAACAAGTTTCGTTACAAGGCCTACTTAGTCGGTGGAGGAGTCAGAGATCTGCTGATGGGCAAACGCCCAAAAGATTTTGACATCGTCACAAGTGCGACACCAAACCAAATCAAAAGGATCTTCAATAACTGCCGGATCATCGGTAAACGATTTAAAATTGTACACATCATTTTTAAAGGCAAAATTATTGAAGTCTCTACGTTCCGTTCACTACCGGAACATCGTTTGGAAAAACACAAAGCAGAAAACGATTATCTCATCAAGCGGGACAATTCCTTCGGTACAGCAAAGGAAGACGCGGCAAGACGCGACTTTACCATCAATTCATTGTTTTACGATCCTAAAAACGATTCCATTTTGGATTACGTAGGTGGATTTGAAGACATCCAAAAGAAAATCGTTAGGGTCATTGGTGATCCTGATATTTCTTTCAAAGAAGATCCTGTTCGTATGTTACGAGCAGTGAAGTTTTCCGTTTTGCTCGGACTTGATATCGAGAAAAAAACCAAACTGGCAATTAAAAAGAACCGTTTGGAACTCGAAAAATCATCCACAGCAAGACTATTAGAAGAGTACAACAAAATGTTCCGTACTTGGAAAACATCCATCATTTTTGAAGGACTTGCAGAAAACCACCTACTCGATGTTTTGTTCAAAGAACCAGCGGATAAACTGAAAAAAACCGACCCAGAATGGCGTGAACATTTTATGGACACACCACTTGGCAAACGACTTGCTGTGACTGACAAACTTCTCTCAGCGAGAGAAGAGATGACACCAGCGATTTTTTATTCGTTAATTTTTTACGATATCGTAAAAGACCTTTATGAAAACGATCGTGGTCACCTAGCGCATAACATCAAAGAAAGTTTACAACCTGTTTTTGAACGGATGGGGATTCCTAAACGTGAACAAGACAATTTGGTAAAAATTTTCATAAGCCAACCTCGTTTTCACATCACTGACGATGAAAAAGAAAGGCAAAATTCATTCTTCAAAAAGAAGGATTATTTTTACGATGCGTTTATGGTGTACAAAATTGTTGCCATTTCGGAAAACAACGAAGCTGCTGTTCAGACTGCTTTTTTCTGGGAAATTTCACTCAGACAGAGACCAAAACCAGATAGCCATCAGTTTGGCCAACAGAACCGTAAAAAAGAAGGGAATAAAAAACGCCCACCACGCAAAAAACACCGTGATCGAAGAGGGAACGGGAACCAGAACCAACAAGAATCTGGGTCAAACCAAACTCATGAAAATGGGAAAGGTGAGACAAATGAAAACCGTAATCCTTCATTAGAACATCAAGATACTGAGGAATAA
- a CDS encoding M23 family metallopeptidase produces MAETYVTTAYERLQIAHLRWRKRLQKWISRSREKVSFVLIPNDEKPLAQIEISVGMLGFLFGLSVSLVLLSFGLLVYFSFFFERNLSLEKKTETQLVSFLFYDLLSKDLRESVEELESMTESLNLLAWEEIPEKEMITQDYLLKEEFRKDASELDSNLLLFQQVVTTYTQFGVRLGNLVPNFQNAIDYLSMRESIFYSMPRGRPLKPGVGVVTSTFGYRSDPFGILPVGEYHSGIDFAAGEGTPIYATGPGIIAVDTAVGGLGKSVRINHENGFFTLYGHCSLILVNPGDRVKRGDKIALVGQTGKATGAHVHYEVRIGLDAPLDPEEYINLD; encoded by the coding sequence TTGGCAGAAACTTACGTCACAACCGCCTACGAAAGGCTCCAAATTGCACATTTACGGTGGCGAAAACGCTTACAAAAGTGGATTTCCCGCAGCCGAGAGAAGGTGAGTTTTGTCCTCATCCCCAATGATGAAAAACCCCTCGCCCAGATTGAAATATCAGTCGGAATGCTTGGGTTCCTTTTTGGACTTTCTGTTTCCCTTGTCCTTTTATCCTTTGGTCTCCTCGTTTATTTTTCCTTTTTCTTTGAAAGAAACCTTTCTCTCGAAAAAAAAACAGAAACCCAACTGGTATCCTTCTTATTTTACGACCTTCTCTCGAAAGACCTCCGCGAATCTGTAGAAGAATTGGAATCCATGACGGAATCTCTCAATTTACTTGCCTGGGAAGAAATCCCAGAAAAAGAAATGATCACCCAAGATTATCTCTTAAAAGAAGAGTTTCGGAAAGATGCAAGTGAACTCGATTCGAATTTATTACTCTTCCAACAAGTTGTTACCACCTACACTCAGTTTGGTGTAAGACTAGGAAACCTTGTCCCCAATTTTCAAAATGCCATCGATTACCTATCCATGCGAGAGAGTATCTTTTATTCCATGCCAAGAGGGCGGCCTCTGAAACCTGGTGTTGGTGTGGTGACATCCACCTTTGGGTATCGCAGTGATCCATTCGGAATTTTACCCGTGGGGGAATACCATTCCGGTATTGACTTTGCAGCTGGTGAAGGAACTCCCATTTATGCAACGGGGCCTGGGATCATTGCTGTGGATACAGCGGTTGGTGGTCTTGGAAAATCAGTACGGATCAACCATGAAAATGGATTTTTTACTTTGTATGGCCACTGCTCTCTCATTCTCGTGAATCCAGGGGATCGTGTGAAACGTGGTGATAAAATTGCCCTAGTCGGACAAACAGGAAAAGCAACAGGAGCCCACGTCCATTATGAAGTGCGAATTGGCCTTGATGCTCCTCTCGACCCAGAAGAATACATCAACCTAGACTGA
- a CDS encoding DoxX family protein translates to MFDLLFSTSGDIIPLILRITAFVVIFPHGAQKLLGWFGGYGFKGTYGFFTGTMKFPGILAVLIILGESVGSVLLLVGFLTKFAALSITIIMIGAAFIAHRHNGFFINWNGNQKGEGYEFHILAAGLLIALVVGGAGVYSVDFNLIGKF, encoded by the coding sequence ATGTTCGATTTATTATTTTCTACATCTGGGGACATCATCCCTCTTATCCTACGCATCACAGCTTTTGTTGTGATTTTCCCACACGGTGCCCAAAAACTTCTAGGTTGGTTTGGTGGTTACGGTTTCAAAGGAACTTACGGATTTTTTACAGGAACCATGAAATTCCCAGGGATCCTTGCTGTTCTCATTATTCTTGGTGAGTCTGTTGGATCTGTACTTCTACTTGTGGGATTTTTAACAAAATTTGCAGCGTTGTCCATTACCATCATCATGATCGGTGCTGCATTCATCGCTCACAGACATAACGGTTTTTTCATCAATTGGAATGGAAACCAAAAAGGAGAAGGGTATGAATTCCATATCTTAGCTGCGGGACTTCTCATTGCTTTAGTTGTTGGTGGAGCTGGAGTGTATTCAGTTGATTTTAACTTAATCGGTAAGTTCTAA
- a CDS encoding prolipoprotein diacylglyceryl transferase encodes MLDRIPIPNPFGWEGLSTFSLLMMLAFLVGSYLLPKELERKKLDPNHSDWLIFLGILGTLIGAKIFFIFEIWDQVFIDVPGYDGKYSYPLTHWNGFPGHPGLWSSLFSGGGLVFFGGLLFGWLFITLYFRYYKLDIGAYYDAVIPAISMGYAIGRLGCFVSGDGCYGFATDERIPFFVFEFHGAHPSGVPVWNTPVMESIMAFGYFSYFQFWARYQNFRKWSIGAQFLIIHGFARLIIEFLRVNKAVIPFFDPPTLVNIPDANGNPTFLSGYYWHGFSQSQYIAIGLILFGVYLMVSKKLWLKEETNV; translated from the coding sequence ATGTTAGATCGAATTCCGATTCCCAATCCCTTTGGCTGGGAGGGTCTGTCCACTTTCAGCCTTCTTATGATGTTAGCCTTTCTTGTTGGTTCCTATCTTCTCCCAAAGGAACTGGAACGAAAAAAATTAGATCCAAACCACTCCGATTGGTTGATCTTTCTTGGGATTTTAGGCACCCTCATCGGTGCAAAAATTTTCTTTATCTTTGAAATCTGGGACCAAGTGTTCATCGATGTTCCTGGTTATGATGGCAAGTATTCTTATCCTCTCACCCACTGGAACGGATTCCCTGGTCACCCGGGATTATGGTCTTCTCTTTTTAGTGGTGGTGGTCTTGTCTTTTTTGGTGGTCTTCTTTTTGGCTGGCTCTTCATCACCTTATACTTCCGTTATTATAAACTGGATATCGGTGCTTATTATGATGCAGTGATTCCTGCGATTAGCATGGGTTATGCGATTGGTAGGCTCGGTTGTTTTGTAAGTGGAGATGGTTGTTACGGATTTGCCACTGATGAAAGGATTCCATTTTTTGTATTTGAATTCCATGGAGCTCATCCGTCAGGAGTTCCCGTTTGGAATACACCTGTGATGGAATCCATAATGGCCTTTGGTTACTTTTCCTATTTTCAATTTTGGGCACGTTACCAAAACTTTCGCAAATGGAGCATTGGTGCACAGTTTCTCATCATCCATGGGTTTGCAAGACTCATCATTGAATTTTTGCGAGTGAATAAAGCGGTGATTCCATTTTTTGACCCACCAACTCTTGTCAACATTCCTGATGCCAATGGAAACCCTACTTTTCTTTCTGGTTATTACTGGCATGGATTTTCCCAGTCACAATACATTGCGATTGGTCTTATCCTCTTTGGAGTGTATCTGATGGTTTCCAAAAAACTTTGGTTAAAGGAAGAAACAAACGTATGA
- a CDS encoding crotonase/enoyl-CoA hydratase family protein, giving the protein MNPSPFFTIERRKNIAILWLNRPEKRNAMNWPFWRDLPDMVAEIDADPKIHCFVIAGKGKSFSTGLDLEEFFQDFKPVVQGELADGREKLYQLILTMQKGINAVYNSKKPSIALVQKHCIGGGLDLVSACDIRYASEDALFSLRESKVAIVADMGSLQRLPHLIGNAHTRELALTGKDITATEAFQMGLVTKVTKDFDSLLIEGLKTAEEISENPTIVIRGVKQVLNHGIGKTIEEGLDYVAVWNASMLDSKDFRSAISGFMERKRPLFNPETRID; this is encoded by the coding sequence ATGAACCCATCTCCCTTTTTTACAATCGAAAGAAGAAAAAATATTGCGATTCTTTGGCTGAACCGTCCTGAAAAAAGAAATGCGATGAATTGGCCTTTCTGGCGTGACCTTCCAGATATGGTAGCAGAGATTGATGCAGATCCGAAAATTCACTGTTTTGTGATCGCAGGGAAAGGAAAATCCTTTTCAACAGGCCTTGACTTGGAAGAATTTTTCCAAGATTTCAAACCGGTTGTACAAGGTGAACTTGCAGATGGTAGGGAAAAACTTTACCAGCTCATCCTTACCATGCAAAAAGGAATCAATGCAGTTTATAATTCTAAAAAACCTTCCATTGCACTTGTACAAAAACATTGTATCGGTGGTGGACTGGATTTAGTTTCTGCATGTGACATTCGTTATGCGTCTGAAGATGCCTTATTTTCCTTACGGGAATCGAAAGTCGCTATCGTTGCGGATATGGGTTCCTTACAAAGGCTTCCCCACCTGATTGGCAATGCCCACACAAGAGAACTTGCCCTGACGGGAAAAGACATCACAGCGACAGAAGCTTTTCAAATGGGGCTTGTGACTAAGGTCACTAAAGATTTTGACAGTTTGCTCATAGAAGGATTAAAAACTGCCGAAGAAATTTCTGAAAACCCTACGATTGTGATTCGTGGTGTCAAACAAGTGCTAAACCATGGAATTGGCAAAACAATCGAAGAAGGTTTGGATTACGTGGCAGTTTGGAATGCCAGTATGCTCGATTCCAAAGATTTCAGAAGTGCCATTAGTGGGTTTATGGAACGAAAACGCCCATTATTCAATCCAGAAACCCGGATCGACTAA
- a CDS encoding tetratricopeptide repeat protein yields MNPFFSLIREAKQLEEEKDFTRAFNLYAQSEAYTKDESALIKIKAKKAWCLYSVGNPKETETVFQDIIQNYPSHPLSITVYSRYLIKLKKFKSAKVLLQKSILQFPSYLENYLLLASLLKDMERSEEAIEVLKQALSQEHLSNGRGIDRKDIWAELGSLYFSRGDFNSALASLKKSLKMVEPEEFLHYDLLALCYLDAEDPENALSSIRTHIEYCKEIDPETLIILARAHCRLGKLEEAANNLIQAYSIEDSLYLKAADFIDFAPLLRNGFFTTLENIEWEEP; encoded by the coding sequence ATGAATCCTTTTTTTTCTCTGATCCGTGAAGCAAAACAATTGGAAGAGGAAAAGGATTTTACCCGGGCTTTCAATTTGTATGCACAGAGTGAAGCCTATACAAAAGACGAATCTGCACTCATTAAAATCAAAGCGAAAAAAGCTTGGTGTTTGTATTCGGTTGGTAATCCTAAAGAAACTGAAACTGTATTCCAAGACATCATCCAAAACTATCCATCACACCCCTTAAGTATTACCGTTTACTCTCGTTATCTCATTAAATTAAAAAAATTTAAATCTGCAAAGGTATTACTCCAAAAAAGTATCCTTCAATTCCCTTCTTACCTGGAAAACTATCTTCTACTTGCTTCCTTGTTAAAAGATATGGAACGTTCCGAAGAAGCGATCGAAGTTTTAAAACAAGCTTTGTCCCAAGAACATCTGAGTAATGGCCGTGGGATTGATCGAAAAGACATCTGGGCAGAACTTGGCTCTTTGTATTTTTCAAGAGGAGACTTCAACTCTGCCCTTGCCTCTTTAAAAAAATCCCTAAAAATGGTGGAACCAGAAGAATTCCTTCATTACGACTTACTCGCGTTATGTTACTTGGATGCAGAAGATCCAGAAAATGCTCTCTCATCCATACGCACCCATATCGAATATTGTAAGGAAATTGATCCTGAAACACTCATCATTTTAGCAAGAGCCCATTGCCGATTGGGAAAATTGGAGGAAGCTGCCAATAATCTCATCCAGGCGTATTCCATTGAAGATTCTTTATACCTAAAAGCAGCTGACTTTATCGATTTTGCACCACTCCTTCGGAATGGTTTTTTTACTACCTTGGAGAACATTGAATGGGAAGAGCCATAA
- a CDS encoding AAA domain-containing protein: MGRAIKQTFGSLEEELNFVEQILTKEREEERNLFLEKDSESQTIKVATFVDIRFVVGNTWRAEFQVNLSNKSKLWIKPGVPVLLQNQTESIYGNIYQWNETKLIIQVRGDYEWEGEEYQIRKWFPESTYDLYNEIIQKVKLTKESESYQKLKWILGYSLGDKPTPPKKTMELSPIERIFSLFDYGMVFGPPGTGKTTLLMQAVVEIQKRKESVLTLCPTNFACDYIVELAIQKGIRVIRMGNSTKIKENVLPYHLDHLIQIHPDQKQIQNWQTELRVLQKKINSWKRNFGKEEREERYQQKKEAKFLLKTIRDAETNIRTRLLDASELIVSTFAGFGNEFKKGRNFEYVFVDEATQSVDPGCYMALFSGKKTFFFGDPKQLGVNYSLPEHESIPSFLEKVIGNDSGERTIFLEKQFRMKKEILGFPNQTYYGNQVFTHPDLQFQNIEVMTEIFGSDSAILWIDTAGSDTIEETDGEELSFINETEITLIESLMEKGLPKDFTTIISPYRGQVERLIQRANGRWYTQTIDSFQGRESEIVILSLVRSNPDGEIGFLMNPKRLNVALTRAKSHLILIGDSTTLCGHKEFQELYNYIENNGEIRSIYEFME, from the coding sequence ATGGGAAGAGCCATAAAACAAACGTTTGGTTCATTAGAAGAAGAATTAAATTTCGTAGAACAAATTTTAACGAAGGAACGTGAGGAAGAACGTAATCTTTTTTTAGAAAAGGATTCGGAATCCCAAACAATTAAAGTCGCAACATTTGTTGATATTCGCTTTGTTGTTGGAAATACTTGGAGAGCAGAATTCCAAGTGAATCTATCTAACAAATCGAAACTTTGGATCAAACCTGGTGTTCCTGTCCTCTTACAAAACCAAACAGAATCCATTTATGGAAATATCTACCAATGGAATGAAACAAAACTCATCATCCAAGTCCGTGGTGATTATGAATGGGAAGGAGAAGAGTATCAAATTCGCAAATGGTTTCCAGAATCCACCTATGATTTATATAACGAAATCATACAAAAAGTAAAACTGACAAAAGAATCGGAATCGTACCAAAAACTCAAATGGATTTTAGGTTATAGTTTGGGAGATAAACCGACTCCACCAAAAAAAACAATGGAACTTTCCCCGATCGAAAGAATTTTTTCTCTATTTGATTATGGAATGGTTTTTGGACCACCAGGTACGGGAAAAACCACCTTACTCATGCAAGCTGTTGTAGAGATCCAAAAGAGAAAGGAATCCGTTTTAACTCTTTGTCCAACGAATTTTGCTTGTGATTATATTGTTGAGCTTGCGATCCAAAAAGGCATTCGAGTGATTCGAATGGGGAATTCAACAAAAATCAAAGAGAATGTCCTTCCTTATCACCTGGACCATCTCATCCAGATCCATCCCGATCAAAAACAAATCCAAAACTGGCAAACGGAACTACGAGTACTCCAAAAGAAAATCAACTCTTGGAAACGAAATTTTGGAAAGGAAGAAAGAGAAGAACGTTACCAACAGAAAAAAGAAGCGAAGTTCTTATTAAAAACTATCCGTGATGCGGAAACAAATATTCGAACCAGGTTACTGGATGCAAGTGAGCTCATCGTCTCTACCTTTGCTGGTTTTGGAAACGAATTCAAAAAAGGAAGAAACTTTGAATATGTGTTTGTGGATGAAGCCACACAAAGTGTAGATCCTGGTTGTTATATGGCACTTTTCTCCGGCAAAAAAACATTTTTCTTTGGAGATCCAAAACAACTAGGTGTCAACTATTCCTTACCAGAACATGAATCCATTCCTAGTTTTCTAGAAAAAGTAATCGGTAACGATTCAGGAGAACGAACGATCTTTTTAGAAAAACAATTTCGTATGAAAAAAGAAATCCTTGGTTTCCCAAACCAGACCTATTATGGGAACCAAGTTTTCACACATCCAGACCTTCAGTTCCAAAACATAGAAGTGATGACTGAGATTTTTGGATCCGATTCTGCCATTCTATGGATTGATACCGCAGGAAGTGATACGATAGAAGAAACAGATGGTGAGGAACTCAGTTTCATCAATGAAACTGAAATCACACTGATTGAATCACTTATGGAAAAAGGTTTACCCAAAGATTTCACAACCATCATTTCACCTTACAGAGGACAGGTGGAAAGACTCATCCAAAGAGCAAATGGAAGGTGGTATACGCAAACCATTGATTCGTTCCAAGGAAGAGAGTCTGAGATAGTGATTCTTAGTTTGGTACGTTCTAACCCTGATGGTGAAATTGGTTTTTTAATGAACCCAAAACGATTGAATGTGGCACTCACTCGTGCCAAGTCCCATTTGATTCTCATAGGCGATTCGACAACTCTTTGTGGGCACAAGGAGTTCCAAGAATTATACAATTACATCGAAAACAATGGAGAAATTCGTTCCATTTATGAATTCATGGAATGA